Sequence from the Streptomyces sp. R33 genome:
GAAGAACGCGGCGAATGCATCGGGCACCCGGTTCAGGAAGCGGTTCCGGGTGCCCCGGGTCTCCTCCACGGTGGCACTCATGGTTCGCACTGTAGGGAGGCCGACGCCGCTCCGCGCGGCGAGTCGGGCACCCCTTAAGGGCTGTGCCGTAATCCCCGGCGGGCGCACGACGACAGCTACGGCGCCTCGCCGCGTTGTCGGAACGTCCGCATACGCCCAGTATGCGGACGCCCCTCCGCCTTGCGATGCACCGCATCTGACGCCGTGCGCTGATCCGCCGGGGATTACGGGACAGCCCTTAAGCTCGGAAAGGTGACTGAGCACGTGAACACGGGATTCGAACGCGGTACGGACGGCCCCAAGGTGATCCTCGCCGGGGTGGACGGGTCGGAGTCCTCGCTGCGGGCGGCCGCGTACGCGGCGGGGCTGGCCCGGCGGCAGAACGCGCTGCTGGCGCTGGTGTACGTCCAGCCCGTGATGCCGGCCGGGGCCTCGCTGGGGGCGCCGGTGGCCGACACCACCGGGGAGATCGCGGAGGGGCTGGTGGCCGAGATCCGGGACGCGGCGGAGCGGCTCAAGGGCATCTACGAGGTGCGCTGGCAGTTCCACACCTTCCGCGGCGACCCGTACGCGGGCCTGGTGAGCGCGGCGGAGGAGCTGACGGCGGACGCGGTGGTGGTCGGCGCCTCCGAGCAGGCCGGGCACCGCATCGTCGGCTCGGTTGCGGTCCGCCTGGTCAAGGCCGGCCGCTGGCCCGTCACGGTGGTCCCGTGACGGGCCGGCGGCGGGAGGAGCCAGGGGCGGCGGCGGGCTACTTGGCCATCGTCAGGCCGTCCTTGGCCGCGCCGCGGCTGAGGACGGCCTCGCTGATGGCGTCCTGCGCCTCCTCGTAGTCCCCGTCCGAGGACCGCGCCAGGGCGGCGGGCAGGTTGACGACCTTGCCGGCGGACAGGTCCATCATCTGCGGGATGAACTCGGCCTTGGTGACCTGCCAGCGCCCGCCCGCGGCGGCCGGCGGGGCGAAGGTGAAGCGGCCGATCGAGCCGTAGTTGCCGCGCATGTCCCGCGCGCCGGAGTAGTTGAACATCTCGCCGGCGACCTGGTCGCCCATGCCGTAGATGATCCACGTCCCGTTGACCTTCTCGTAGGCCTGCGGGATGTGCGCATGGGTGCCCAGGATCATGTCGATGTCGGGGCGGGCGCCGGTCTGCGAGGCCGTCAGCGCCTTGCCGAGCGCGAGCTGCTTCTCGTCCGGCTCGGTCTGCCACTCCGTACCCCAGTGCACGCTCACCAGGACCACGTCCGCGCCCGCCTTCCGGGCGGCCCGCGCATCCGCGATGATCTTGTCCTTCTCCATCAGGTTGACGGCCCAGGGCTGGCCCTCCGGCAGCGGATAGCCGTTCGTGTCGTACGTGTACGCCAGGTGCGCGACCTTCGCGGAGCCCGCCGTGTACAGGGTCGGCGTGGCCGCCTCGGTCGCCGTACGGGCCGAACCCGCGTGCTTCAGCCCGGTCTTGTCGAACGTGTCGAGGGTGCGCTTCAGACCGTCGGCCCCGGCGTCCAGGGTGTGGTTCGAGGCCGTGGAACAGCCGTCGTACCCGGCGTCCTTGAGCCCTTCGGCCACCTCGGGCGGGGACTGGAAGGCGGGATAGCCGGTGAACGGCCCGCCGTCCTCCCCGTACACGGTCTCCATGTGGCAGATGGCCAGGTCGGCGGTCGAGACCACCGGCTTGACCAGGGAGAACATCGGCCTGAAGTCGTGGCCGTCGCCGTCCGCGTCGGCCGCCGCCCGCTTGATGACGGAGTCGTGCGGCAGCACGTCACCGGTCGCGACCAGGGTGAAGCCCTTCGCGGCGCCGTCCGGGGCCGCGGGGGACCCGGGGCCGCTGGACGGCGCCGGGGCGCGGGAGTTGCCGAGGCGGGCCGGGGCGGGCTCCTTCCCGGCGGAACATCCCGCGGCGGCCGCCGCCAGGAGGGCAGCCGACAGGAGTGCGAGGGCCTGCCGGGCGTGCTTGGTCATCTGGGCCAGCTCTCATTAGTAGGACTATCTGACCATCTGTAATCCATAGAGATGGACGTCACCAGTCGGGGAACGG
This genomic interval carries:
- a CDS encoding universal stress protein; protein product: MTEHVNTGFERGTDGPKVILAGVDGSESSLRAAAYAAGLARRQNALLALVYVQPVMPAGASLGAPVADTTGEIAEGLVAEIRDAAERLKGIYEVRWQFHTFRGDPYAGLVSAAEELTADAVVVGASEQAGHRIVGSVAVRLVKAGRWPVTVVP
- a CDS encoding CapA family protein — translated: MTKHARQALALLSAALLAAAAAGCSAGKEPAPARLGNSRAPAPSSGPGSPAAPDGAAKGFTLVATGDVLPHDSVIKRAAADADGDGHDFRPMFSLVKPVVSTADLAICHMETVYGEDGGPFTGYPAFQSPPEVAEGLKDAGYDGCSTASNHTLDAGADGLKRTLDTFDKTGLKHAGSARTATEAATPTLYTAGSAKVAHLAYTYDTNGYPLPEGQPWAVNLMEKDKIIADARAARKAGADVVLVSVHWGTEWQTEPDEKQLALGKALTASQTGARPDIDMILGTHAHIPQAYEKVNGTWIIYGMGDQVAGEMFNYSGARDMRGNYGSIGRFTFAPPAAAGGRWQVTKAEFIPQMMDLSAGKVVNLPAALARSSDGDYEEAQDAISEAVLSRGAAKDGLTMAK